A genome region from Raphanus sativus cultivar WK10039 unplaced genomic scaffold, ASM80110v3 Scaffold2933, whole genome shotgun sequence includes the following:
- the LOC130506146 gene encoding uncharacterized protein LOC130506146 isoform X1 has protein sequence MAILSVSSSLVRAALDTKPKLPLRYNPNSPRNVNRNPDSTSPPPSSTVLTTTGRSVSSVSDLLKRPPSKEEEVGDDYEKWFPSPPKVKKPRSVFNAASLAYIGDSIYEIYARRHFLFPPLSIEEYNDRVRAVVRCEAQYALLHKLLDEDFLTKDEREILRWGKNVGSVKTRSTRRAGVAVYNKASSLETLIGYLYLANGKRLEEIMQKLGFSSGSSTEIMVKEAKHKLSALK, from the exons atggcgaTTCTATCAGTAAGCTCTAGTCTGGTGAGAGCTGCTTTAGATACGAAGCCTAAGCTCCCCCTCAGATACAATCCCAATTCGCCGCGTAACGTCAACAGAAACCCTGATTCTACCTCACCTCCACCGTCGTCGACAGTCTTAACAACAACGGGAAGAAGCGTCTCCTCCGTTTCTGATTTGCTCAAACGTCCCCCAAGCAAAG aagaagaggttggTGATGATTATGAGAAATGGTTTCCAAGTCCACCGAAAGTGAAGAAGCCTAGATCCGTCTTCAATGCTGCCTCCCTTGCTTACATTGGCGATTCCATCTACGAG ATATATGCTCGTCGCCATTTTCTTTTCCCTCCACTTAGTATCGAAGAATACAACGACCGTGTTCGAGCAGTCGTCCGATGTGAAGCACaa TATGCTTTGCTTCACAAGCTCCTTGATGAGGATTTCTTAACTAAAGATGAAAG AGAGATACTTCGGTGGGGAAAAAACGTTGGCTCGGTTAAAACAAGGTCAACTAGGCGTGCTGGTGTTGCGGTCTATAACAAGGCCTCATCACTGGAAACACTT ATTGGCTATTTGTATCTAGCAAACGGCAAGAGATTAGAAGAAATAATGCAGAAGCTGGGATTCTCAAG
- the LOC130506146 gene encoding uncharacterized protein LOC130506146 isoform X2: MAILSVSSSLVRAALDTKPKLPLRYNPNSPRNVNRNPDSTSPPPSSTVLTTTGRSVSSVSDLLKRPPSKEEVGDDYEKWFPSPPKVKKPRSVFNAASLAYIGDSIYEIYARRHFLFPPLSIEEYNDRVRAVVRCEAQYALLHKLLDEDFLTKDEREILRWGKNVGSVKTRSTRRAGVAVYNKASSLETLIGYLYLANGKRLEEIMQKLGFSSGSSTEIMVKEAKHKLSALK; the protein is encoded by the exons atggcgaTTCTATCAGTAAGCTCTAGTCTGGTGAGAGCTGCTTTAGATACGAAGCCTAAGCTCCCCCTCAGATACAATCCCAATTCGCCGCGTAACGTCAACAGAAACCCTGATTCTACCTCACCTCCACCGTCGTCGACAGTCTTAACAACAACGGGAAGAAGCGTCTCCTCCGTTTCTGATTTGCTCAAACGTCCCCCAAGCAAAG aagaggttggTGATGATTATGAGAAATGGTTTCCAAGTCCACCGAAAGTGAAGAAGCCTAGATCCGTCTTCAATGCTGCCTCCCTTGCTTACATTGGCGATTCCATCTACGAG ATATATGCTCGTCGCCATTTTCTTTTCCCTCCACTTAGTATCGAAGAATACAACGACCGTGTTCGAGCAGTCGTCCGATGTGAAGCACaa TATGCTTTGCTTCACAAGCTCCTTGATGAGGATTTCTTAACTAAAGATGAAAG AGAGATACTTCGGTGGGGAAAAAACGTTGGCTCGGTTAAAACAAGGTCAACTAGGCGTGCTGGTGTTGCGGTCTATAACAAGGCCTCATCACTGGAAACACTT ATTGGCTATTTGTATCTAGCAAACGGCAAGAGATTAGAAGAAATAATGCAGAAGCTGGGATTCTCAAG